A single window of Rana temporaria chromosome 1, aRanTem1.1, whole genome shotgun sequence DNA harbors:
- the FABP2 gene encoding fatty acid-binding protein, intestinal → MTFNGTWKADRSENYEKFMEVMGVNVMKRKLAAHDNLKITIQQDGNNFNVKESSTFRSIEINFTLGVQFEYALADGTELSGSWNSEGDKLVGTFNRKDNGKELKTWRVIVGDELIQTYTYEGTEAKRIFKRA, encoded by the exons ATGACATTCAACGGAACATGGAAAGCCGATAGAAGTGAAAACTATGAAAAATTTATGGAAGTTATGG GTGTGAATGTAATGAAACGTAAGCTGGCTGCACATGATAACCTGAAGATCACAATCCAACAGGATGGGAACAATTTTAATGTAAAGGAATCCAGCACCTTCAGAAGCATTGAAATCAATTTCACCCTTGGAGTCCAATTTGAGTATGCTCTTGCAGATGGAACAGAACTCTCT GGCTCCTGGAATTCAGAGGGAGATAAACTCGTAGGGACATTTAACAGAAAGGACAATGGAAAAGAGCTGAAGACATGGAGAGTGATAGTTGGGGATGAACTTATACAG ACATACACTTATGAAGGAACTGAAGCCAAGAGAATTTTCAAGAGAGCCTAG